A window of the Oncorhynchus kisutch isolate 150728-3 linkage group LG12, Okis_V2, whole genome shotgun sequence genome harbors these coding sequences:
- the LOC109900456 gene encoding zinc finger protein 768-like: MGMGKHSMLKVCLSVCTYLREYMSVVCITSLFQEEGPEVLLVKEEGCEEGLGNPGGTMVMEDNQTTPPEPTEDPAEQHRTTHSLSESVDKEDGMPDLQLVKEETIENRPESGLKIWDEGGWLEANRGDWAVILDSQTGAAKVPVDDVTEQARTGGDIVESAVHEDVLISSVAGGRDWTSEAAGLKPWPRIRTLDQEPSLFLRESEPGPNREGQRPHHTEHNQWIGGLNNSPGGHQKDRGSSHGSGLQPRPFSSQSQCRDGAGPGADRNRPSCSYDTNTTVSMINRAGHLGLQPSQRVVGDSPGGSLTGSLSSPSGSCLMPGDWIHRKPGPGSSLSQLPHGYPTNTDRVRMGVHHKKYLSCNTAHNPNHTQTMARGQGGSSNTNHLRVVAPASTSSGVIGTQRGRPSIRTDADKPYTCPTCGKRFTEANYVKRHQTVHTKERPFKCKRCYKSFSFLSSLIRHRSIHNVEKL; the protein is encoded by the exons ATGGGGATGGGTAAACACTCCATGTTGAaagtgtgtttatctgtgtgtacgTACCTGAGGGAGTATATGTCTGTAGTCTGTATCACCTCTCTCTTCCAGGAGGAGGGtccagaggtgctgctggtgaaggaggaggggtgtgaggagggtctggggaaccctggggggaccatggtcatggaggacaaccagactacacctcctgaacccacagaggacccagctgagcagcacaggaccacaCACAGTCTCAGTGAG tcagtagacaAAGAGGATGGGATGCCTGATCTGCAGCTGGTCAAAGAGGAGACAATAGAGAACAGACCAGAGAGTGGACTAAAGATCTGGGATGAAG GTGGTTGGCTCGAAGCTAACAGAGGAGACTGGGCGGTCATCTTGGATTCCCAGACCGGTGCAGCCAAGGTTCCTGTGGACGACGTCACCGAGCAGGCCAGGACCGGAGGCGACATAGTGGAG TCTGCAGTCCATGAGGACGTGCTGATATCTAGTGTTGCTGGCGGGAGAGACTGGACCTCTGAAGCGGCTGGTCTCAAACCCTGGCCCCGGATCAGGACACTGGATCAGGAGCCGTCACTCTTCCTTCGCGAGTCAGAACCAGGACCCAACCGCGAAGGACAGAGAccccaccacacagaacacaaccaGTGGATAGGTGGACTGAACAACAGTCCTGGTGGTCATCAGAAAGACAGAGGCTCCAGTCATGGATCCGGTCTGCAGCCCAGACCcttctcttcacagtctcagtgCAGGGATGGAGCAGGGCCTGGGGCTGATAGAAatagaccctcctgttcctatgatacaaacaccacagtatccaTGATAAACAGAGCAGGTCACCTTGGGCTTCAGCCTTcacagagagtggtgggagactCCCCTGGTGGGAGTCTAACAGGAAGTCTGTCTTCTCCTTCAGGGTCTTGTCTAATGCCTGGTGACTGGATTCATAGAAAGCCTGGGCCTGGGTCTAGCCTTTCTCAGTTACCTCATGGTTACCCCACCAATACAGACAGGGTCAGGATGGGCGTTCACCACAAGAAGTACTTATCCTGTAACACAGCACACAATCCCAACCACACCCAAACAATGGCTAGAGGTCAAGGAGGGAGCTCAAATACTAACCACCTGAGGGTGGTTGCTCCTGCTTCTACCTCCTCTGGTGTCATTGGGACACAACGTGGGAGGCCGAGCATTAGGACGGACGCCGACAAGCCATACACCTGCCCCACGTGTGGGAAGCGCTTCACTGAGGCGAACTATGTGAAGAGGCACCAGACCGTTCACACCAAGGAGAGGCCCTTCAAGTGCAAACGATGTTACAAGAGCTTCTCCTTCCTAAGTAGCCTTATCAGACATAGGAGTATCCACAACGTGGAAAAATTGTAG